The following is a genomic window from Methanoplanus sp. FWC-SCC4.
CTTTTTCATGGGCAAATTTCAGGTATTCCGGAGCATTCTTCCATTTATCCAGTGAATCCGGAACTTTACCTATAAAATTTAATTTTCCTTTGGATATTTCCCATATGTAATCAGCTTTTGGAAGAACTGCCTGTTCATGAGTAAAAATAATTATCAGTTTGTCAGCATAATTCAGATTTTTAGTGAATCTTTTTTTCCATAATACATCCAGACTGCTGAAAGGTTCATCCAGAAGCAAAAGATCGAAGGGTTTTGATAAGACACAGGCCAGATGAAGACGCTTTAGTTCTCCTCTTGAGAGGTTCATCGGGTCTTCATTTCCCCTGCCTTGTAACTCCGCGGTTTTGAGAATTTCTAAAGGGGAAAGATCCCATGATTTTATTTCAGATTCAATTTTTGTTTTGGTGAGGTGGTATTCGGGAAACTGCATTGAAAGCATTTTTTTTTCAATTCCATAAGTTGATATTGTCCCCGAGTCCGGATTAAGAAACCCGGAGAGTATCATTGAAAGAGTTGTTTTTCCAGAACCAATTTTGCCCGTTACAATATGAATTCCGCTTTTAAATATGCCATTAGCCTCAAGCGAGAAATTTCCTCTTTTGATTGATATATTGTTAAGGGAGAGTTCAGGCAAATTCTTCAAGCCTCCTTTTATGAGGATAAAAGCAGGTATTTTTTAATTTTTCAAATACAAAATCCGGTTTACCATAAATTTCAATATTTCCTTTTTGGAGGAATAATACATAATCTGATTCATAAGCTGTATTCATATCCTGGGTGCAGTGTATTATGTGGGATATCTCTGAAATTCCACATAAAATATTTTTTAGTTCATTGTTTGTCTCAAAATCCAGATGTGAATCAGTTTCATCCAATACCAGAATTTCAGGTTTCATTACAAGGGCTGTTGCCAGTGAGACAAATGTTTTTTCTCCGCCGGAAAGATCAGTTGTCCGCCTGTTTAGAATATTTGCAATTCCAAGAGTCTTAGAGGTATTTTGAACAATTGTTTCAATTTCTTTGGATGGATAGTGTGAGAATCTAAGGGGAGATGCGATCTCATTGAATACATTTTCAAAAATAATATTTCTGTCAGGAAATTCAGAAACGTAGCCAACATTTATGCTGCGAATATTTTTATTATCTATTGTGATTTTTCCTGCATCAGGACGTTCTATTCCGGAGCATAGCTTTAGGAGAGTACTTTTGCCACTGCCGTTTTCGCCGGTTACACAGCAATAGCCCTCCGGGATTAAAAGGCTGTTGACTGAGAGAATTTTGTGTTTTAGACCTGTAATTTCAATCATTTGTTTTCGTTAATTCTTTCTCCGATGATATACGCAGCAGCTGTCTTAATTATGTCGCCGGGTATGAACGGGAGAACACCAATTAAAAAAGCCTGTCCAAATGTCATTGAAGTGGATACAAAAAGCCATAAGACGCCAAAAATTGCAATTATTGCTGTTCCTGCAAAAAGACCTGCTATTCTTGTTAATTTTTTATCATTTTCATAGATTACACCAACAACCGCCGCTGCTGCAACAAATCCGATTAGATAACCTCCCGTAGGTCCTAAAAGAACACCCGGACCCGATGTAAACTGATGAAATACAGGAAGGCCGATTGTTCCGAGGATTACATAAAGCAGAACGGGAATTATTGCATATCTCTTCATTATGCATCCTGCAAGAAGAACAAAAAGAGTCTGCATTGTTATAGGGACAGGAAACATTGGTATTTGTATATAGCTTCCAATAGAGATCAGAGCAATAAACAGAGCTGTTTGTGATATTATTTTTGTTCGATTTTCGTCGCCGTACATTATGTCAACCACTCTTTTATTTTGGGTTGACATAATATGATTTTTTTAATTTAAAAGAATTTCTGATATTGTTTATTTGAGAAAAATGCAAAATATCCTGCAAGTTTAAAAAAATAAATTTTTAGTTAGACAATAATTTGGTAAAAAACAAATTTATTTTTATTGTACCGGAGTACAGTCTCCGGAGATTACTCTTTCAATCATTCCGTTGTCCTTTTTCACAATCAGAGCACCGTATTCATCAAGATCAATTGCCTCTCCCTCAAAACTTTTTCTGGGGGTTGTAATCCGGACTCTTTTTTCAAGAGTAAGTGACAGACTCTTCCATTCATGAACAATTGATTCGAACTCGCCCTCTTCAATCATCTCATATCTTCTTTCAAATTCACGAAGGACAGTTGCAAAAAATTCTGCTCTGTTAATATCCTCTCCGTTTTCGACACTAATGGAAGTTACCGGTGTTTTCATTCCGCCCTGAAGATCCTCGGGCTTTACATTTGCATCAATACCTATTCCAAGAAGGCAATAATGAATCTGATCCGCTTCTGCTGAAAGTTCCAACAGTATACCTGAAACTTTACTGTCGCCGATATAGATGTCGTTTGGCCATTTTATTAATGCTCCAATGTCAAACATTCTTCGGATTGCCCTTGCAACAGCTATTGATCCTGCCATTGTAACAAAGAAAAGTCTGTCAATTGGAACATTTGGCTTTATGATTATGGTTGTCCATATGCCACCCTTTGGGGAGAACCATGCACGCCCCAGACGTCCCACACCTCCGGTCTGTTCCTCGGCAACGAGTACTGTACCGTTCAGATTTTTTGGATCTTCGTTGGAACATAAATCCTTTGCAACCCATGTCGTGGAAGGCGTACTCTCAAAATAACGAATATCACGGCCGATAAAATCGGTTTTTAGATATCTGTTAATTTCATAGGGCAAAAGCTTTGTAGTTTTTTCGATTAGCTCGTAACCTTCGGTTCTTGAAGAATTTATTTCATATCCCATATTTTTAAGCTCGTTAATCTGCTTCCATACTGCTGATCTGGTTATCCCCAGGATATTGCTTATTTCTTCACCTGATACTGGGGATTTTTTTTCTTCGAGAATTTTTAAGATTTTTTCTGCAGTTTTATTCATATTTATTACCTTTTTGAGCCTGTTAACTCTGTAGGAAGGGGACATGGATCTTTTCCACACACCTGTTTTAATATTACAGACTGGTGTTCCATTAATGTTGCAAGATCAAAAACGCCTGCAAAATCAACTACACCAATCGAGCCGATTGCCTCACCATTATCATCTCTTATCGGTGCAACAATTACAGGTACTCCTTTGTAGGGGCCGTTTTCAGGTACTGTGTTTAAAAGGGCATTTATGTGGATTGATTCCTCTAAAACAGGACCTGTATAGTCATTATCGATCAGGTGCCCTTCTTCAATTCGTACTCCTTTTTTGTTTTTGGTTCTTGCTGTTACAGGAAGCCTCACAATCCTGTGAATTGCCATAGCAACAGGATAAAGATCGCAGGAATCAGAGTCTGCAAATATCCTATGTTCACTCATAAAAAATACTCCGGTAATATTCCATTCTTTTTTAAACTAAAATAAGATTTCTGCTTCTCCGGTACAAAAATTTCTGATAAACGACCTTGAAGGGAATTCGTGTATGGAGGTTACTATGAAATAACCTTCACCGTATTTTTTCCCAATCATTATTGCTTTTCCTTCTTTTGTCTGTGCTATTACATCTGTCTGTTCATCAAAATCTGTAAAATAGCCGTCACACTCGATATTTTCTATGTTGAAATCCTCCATTATTTCTGAAAACGGGCTATTGCAGTCAATTTTAATGGGTGATCCAAAGTATTCATGAACATATTTTGTGCAAAAGGGAAGCCATTTGTAGGCCTCTTCATTTTCAGACATTGCTCCAAATGAAATGACTTTACCTCCCTTTTCTACAAATTTTCTAATTCTGTTTTCAGAAGCGCATAGTGCAGGCAGGAGCCCTGAATACATTTTATTTGCAAAACCAGTCGGAATTACAAGGGCTACAAGTCTTCCTTTGAAGAATGGTGCCGCCATCATCTGGGGTGTAATCGAATCACAGTTTATCCCGCATTCTTCAAGGTATCTGTTAATATAGCCTTCACATTCCCATGCAATACCTGCTCTGCATTTCATCCTTTTATAACTCCTATTGGTTCAAGCCGGGCTACTTCCAGGGAAATACCTGCCTTGTGAACAACACTCACAACTTCGCTGCTTGGTTTGTATGCCTCAGGTGATTCCTCAGCAATTACTTTATTGCTTGTTGCTTTAACAAATATACCCTTCTTTTCTAGTTCATCTTTTATTTCCGCACCCTGTGCGCTCTTTTTTGCCTTTGATCTTGAAAATATCCTGCCGGAGCCGTGGCAGGTGCTTCCAAATGTTTTTTCCATTGCAGTTTGTGTGCCTTTGAGAAGATATGATGAAGTGCCCATACTTCCGGGAATAATTACCGGCTGACCAAAATCAGAGAGTTCGTGCGGAATGTCGTGGCAGCCCGGGCCGAAAGCCCTTGTTGCGCCTTTTCGATGAACACATACTTCTGTTTTTTGCCCGTTTACGACATGTGTCTCATACTTTGCAACATTGTGCGTTACATCATATACAAGTTTCATGTCGCTGTAATCAATTTTATAAACCTTCTCGAAAATTTCCCTTACCATGTGGGTTATCATCTGTCTGTTTGCCCATGCGTAATTTGCAGATGCGGCCATAGCTCCAAAATATGCTTTTCCTTCATCACTTTTTATTGGTGCACATGCCAGCTGGGCATCAGGGATATTGATGTGGTATTTTTTGGTTGCTGATTCGAGATCCTTTAAATGATCCGTGCATACCTGATGACCCAGTCCTCTTGATCCGCAGTGAATCATTACACAGATCTGATCTTTTGATACACCGAATTTGTCTGCAACCTCAGGATCCATTATCTCTGAAACTTCCTGTATTTCGAGAAAATGGTTTCCTGAACCAAGAGTCCCGCATTGCGGCATTCCCCTCAATCTTGCTTTTTTACTTACAAAATCAGTGTCAGCAGCTTCCATGAACCCTTTTTCTTCGCAGCGGTTTAGGTCTTCGGGGGTACCATATCCCATGTTAACTGCCCATTTGGCGCCTTCACACATCATGTCTTCTAATTCATCCGCTGAAAGTTTCTTTTCAGAACGGGTTCCAACACCTGTGGGCACTGTATGGAAAAGCTCATTGATTAGTCTTTTTGGTTTTCCAAGGTCAGATTTTTTAAGAGGGGTTGTAAGTAGCCTTACACCGCAGTTTATATCAAATCCTACCCCTCCGGGTGAAATAATGCCTGTCTCCATCTCAAAGGCGGCAACACCGCCAATCGGAAATCCGTATCCCCAGTGAATGTCCGGCATACCGTATGAATATTTTAAGATTCCGGGTAATGTCGCGACATTTGCAAGCTGTTTTATTGCACCTTCTTCAAGTGTTTCTGCGAGAGAATCGGAAAGAAAAAATTTTCCCGGCACCCTCATTTCAGGAACAAATCCCGGTTTTACTTCCCACTCAACTTCGTTTAGCCTGTCGATTCCTTCAATCAAAATAACACCCTCTCAAACATCAAATATGATATCTACCTGATAAAGACCTTCATTCTTTTTAATTACTATCCCTGATCGGGAGATTCCCTTTATTTCCGATCCACCCATATGTCTCGATTTGTCAAAATATTCACCAACAGCACTGGCAAAAAGAGACTTATCATTTAATTTTACTGATACGTCGGAGAAAACAATTCCATCCACTTCTGATATAAACAAAAGCTCTGATAAAAAATCAAGAAGAAGGCTTTCGTAACTATCGGCTGAAACAGTAAATTCCCTGATGACGTTTTGGTTTTTGCGGTCTTCAAACATTATTGAAAACATGGCAGAAGCCGAAGCTGAAAACAGCTCTTCTATTGAGTTTCCTTTGCACCTGAACAAAAAATCTGCAGTGTGGTCAAGTTCCTCAAACGGTAGAAAATTCATATCAATTACGACCAGAGTTCAGATTTATTGCCAACTATCTTAAAAGTAATCACAGTATTTTGGAACCATGCTCATATCGACATATTCTATAAAGCGCGCCTGATACATTGAAATATATAATATGTAATCCCCGATATAAATTTCGAGATCTGATGATTTAGGAGGCTTTACTGCGGTAGAAAGGAGAATAGGGCCCCCACAGGATGTACATATTCTGAAATTGCATTTTCTGTCAATAATGTACTGACGAACATCCTCTGTTACAATAATCTCGTGATTCTCGTAATTGTCACTTGAACCGTTATCCATTCTTTACATGTTTGTAAAGAAGATAAAAATAGATTATGTTAATAAAGAAAATCAGGTACAGGACACTGCACGTTCTACAAGATCGGCATATTGATCTTTTAATTTGTAGCAGGTCTGGTCGTTGTCTTTGGATTTAATTACATGAAATATGCCAATTCTTGAAGCTATAATGCCAACCATTGATGCAACTGACTGGTAACTGACTTCAAATTTATCTGCCAGTCTTTTATGAGTCTCCGCAATGGTAAGGGATTTTGCTTTAACAAAGATATTCAGCAGCGTCCGTCGAATGCCATTCTTATCTCTTGAAAGATAATTCTTGAGACGCTTTTCTATCTCATTTTTCAGATCTGCCGCTGATCTCATATCTTTAAATTAAACTGAACTTTATTTATATTTTACCATTATTTTTTATGAATAAATCTGTGATATTTAACTTCAGATGATATTTTTGTTTAAGAGAATTTTCTATTCATATAATAAAATAATATATTCAATTATCATGCGGATTATTTTGGAAAAAGTTCGTGAATGTTTAAGTAAACGGAACAATTAATCATTTCTGAAACAAATTTAATTGCATGGGTAAATTTACCTATGATATTAACAAATATGAGCCAAAGCAGATGGTTGCTCTGCCTCTCGGGCTTTTAATAATCTCCATAATTTTTCTGGCTTTCAATACCTTTTCAACAGGGATGCCTGTTGAACCGGGAATTGATTTCGCCGGGGGAGTTGCGGTAACCGTCTTTACAACGGACTCTCAGGAAGATATTAAGGCATTTTTCTCAGATTATCCGCTAAAGAGCATTGGAGAAAGTGTAAATGATGGATACTACCTGGTATTTGATTATCTTGAAGATGATAAATTCAGGGATTTGACAAAAAAAGTTCTAGATAAGTACCCCGATGCCAAAGTGGATCAGATCGGTGAAACATTTGGAAAAACCCTTCAGTCCCAGGCTGTATGGGCATTGTTGATTGCTTTTATTTTAATGGCAATTGTGGTATTTGTCGCATTCAAAAGTTTTGTTCCTTCTGCTGCAGTAGTTATATCCGCATTTTCCGATATTGTAATTACAGCTGCATTAATGGATGTTTTTGGAATTTCACTTTCACTTGGAACAACCGCGGCACTTTTAATGCTTATTGGTTATTCGGTCGACAGTGACATACTTTTGACAACACGTCTTTTGAAACGTAAGGGAAATCTTGACGAGAAGCTGCGCGGTGCATTTCGTACCGGATTTATTATGACCACTACAACTATCACAGCTGTCTTTGCAATGTTTGTTGTAACAGCTGTTGGGCAGGTTGTAATAATCAGGGATATATCCGCTGTGCTTTTAATCGGTCTTTTTGTTGACATGATGAACACATGGATGCTTAATGCAGGGCTTTTAAAATGGTATCTGACAAGAAAGGGAGGATACAGAAATGGCAGATGAAGATAGTACAATAAGTAAAATTTTAACAGACTGGCGTGTAATCATCATGCTCTTTCTGGTAATATTCTCTATAGCAAGCATATATCTGATTCCGCCCAACTTTGACAAAGGTCTTGAAGGAAACCTCCAGTTAGGTCTTGATCTTGAAGGAGGATCATGGATTCAGTTATCATTCCAGTCAGAGATTGTCAGATATTCATCTGATATGCCGCAGGCCCAGTTTGTAGATCAGCTCAGCAAAAAAATTGATGCTGAGGTAATCCCGGTAACTGCTGATAAAATTGAAATAAGAAAATATTACTCTGAAGAGGATCTACAAGCCATATTTGATGAATTTGGCGCTAAAATAATTTCATATGATCAGGGTGTCTCAAAGGAGACTGCTGAAGATATTAAGAGAATTCTTGAAGATAAAGTCAACACACTTGGAACACAGGATGCAAGAATTAACACTTTAAGCGGCTTAAATGAGGTGACACGCTACATTCGTGTAGAACTTGCAGGAACTGATATTAATACCGCTCAGGACCTTGTAAGTGCCCAGGGTAAATTCGAGATCAGAATTCAGACAGAAGGTAATTCAACTGCTCATGTATTATTTGGTGATGCAGTAACAAGTGTTTCAACACCAACCCAGAACCCTCCGGGAAGTCAGAACTGGGGTGTAGGATTTACTCTGAGTCCTGAGGGAGCAGATGCATTCCGCGAGGCATCAATAAAATATGATGCTGTTAAAAATCCTCAGGCCCATCCTCTTGTGATGCTCCTTGACGGAGAAGTCGTTTACAGTGCACCTCTTTCTGAAAGTCTTGCAGGTAAACTGGTTTCAGGAACTGTTCGTGATTTGAGTGCTTCAACCGGAAGCGGACCAGAGGCTTTGGAAGAAGCAAAACTCCTTGAAATACATCTTCGTGCAGGTGCTCTGCCAGTGGATGTAAAAATAGCAGGTTCCGGATCGGTTCCGGCAAAGCTTGGAGATTACTTTAAGATTGTATGTATTATAGCAGCAATTCTTGCCCTTATTGCAGTGGCAGTTACTGTATACATACGTTACAAGGAACCATCCATTGTTCTGCCAATGATAATGACCAATATTGCCGAGATAGTAATTCTGCTTGGTATCGCAAGGTATATCCAACAGCTTGATCTGGCAAGTATTGCCGCTTTGGTTGCTGTATTGGGAACAGGTATTGATCAGCTTGTCGTAATAACCGATGAGGTGCTTCATGAAGGCAAAGTGCCGTCTCCGAATGTTTATATGAAGAGATTCAAGCGTGCACTGATTATCATCACAGTTGCGGCCTGCACTACAATATTTGCAATGCTTCCTCTTGCGGTAATGGATTTATCCACACTCAAAGGATTTGCATTAATCACAATCATTGGAGTACTGGTCGGTGTCTTAATCACACGTCCGGCATATGGAAAGATCATAATGGCGATTCTCTCAAAGAAACCCGCCAGGTGATCATTTTCAGCATTCCAAAAAACAAAAATTTATATCTTTTTCTGACCTCTTCTCTCTAAGAGAGGTGTATGATAATTATGTCAAAACCAGTACTGATGGATTTTTACGCTGAATGGTGTGGTCCATGTAAAATGCAGACTCCGATTCTCGAACAGTTAAAGAGTATGATGGGGGATTCAATTGAGATTAAGAAGATCGATGTTGATGAAAGTATGGATGCTGCAGTAAAATACGGGATACAGGTTGTTCCAACTTTAATTATCGAAAAAGACGGAAAAGTTGAGCACCGTCTTGAAGGTGTCACTCCTGCTGATACACTTCAGAGTCTGATTCTTCCGCTTTTGGATTAATTAATTTCTTAAATTTATTTTTTAAAAATGCAGGACGAAGAAGTCTGTCAGAAAATTGAGCTTTTGATAAATTTCCTGAAAAATACTTATGGCTATATCGACTGGTGGCCAGGTACGCCCGATGAGATAATTATCGGTTCGATACTTACCCAGCAGACGAAATGGAAAAATGTCGAAAATGCTATTCTGAATTTAAGGGAACAGAATATCAGCTCTTTAAAAGATATTAATAATGCCTCTTTCGAGAGTATTGGTGAAGCAATAAAATGCACGGGTTTTTACAGACTTAAGACTGACAGGTTAAAGGAACTCTCACATTTTATACTCTCAGTGTATGTATCGGCAGAAAATATGAAGAATATCCCGACAGATGTTTTGAGAAAAGAGTTACTGTCAATAAAAGGTGTCGGGCCGGAAACAGCGGACAGTATTCTTTGTTATGGTCTTTCGAAGAATAGTTTTGTTATTGATGCATATACGGAAAAGATCTGTAAATGTGCAGATATTCTGGTTAAAAAAAGCGATTTGAAATCTCTGTTTGAGAAAGTTTTGCCGGAATCAAACATGGATTACAGGACGTGCCATGCATGGTTTGTTGAATACGGAAAAGAATACTGTACAAATAAAAGGTGTGATGAATGCAAAATAAGGAATTTGAGATAATTGGCAAACGACTTTTTACTGAAGGTCTTGTTGGCGGAAATTTTGGAAATATGAGTATAAGATCCAAAAACGGTTTTTATGTAACCCCAAGTGGATCTTACCT
Proteins encoded in this region:
- a CDS encoding ATP-binding cassette domain-containing protein, whose protein sequence is MPELSLNNISIKRGNFSLEANGIFKSGIHIVTGKIGSGKTTLSMILSGFLNPDSGTISTYGIEKKMLSMQFPEYHLTKTKIESEIKSWDLSPLEILKTAELQGRGNEDPMNLSRGELKRLHLACVLSKPFDLLLLDEPFSSLDVLWKKRFTKNLNYADKLIIIFTHEQAVLPKADYIWEISKGKLNFIGKVPDSLDKWKNAPEYLKFAHEKGASPENIRFEDTLEALCRMQE
- a CDS encoding energy-coupling factor ABC transporter ATP-binding protein — protein: MIEITGLKHKILSVNSLLIPEGYCCVTGENGSGKSTLLKLCSGIERPDAGKITIDNKNIRSINVGYVSEFPDRNIIFENVFNEIASPLRFSHYPSKEIETIVQNTSKTLGIANILNRRTTDLSGGEKTFVSLATALVMKPEILVLDETDSHLDFETNNELKNILCGISEISHIIHCTQDMNTAYESDYVLFLQKGNIEIYGKPDFVFEKLKNTCFYPHKRRLEEFA
- a CDS encoding biotin transporter BioY, translated to MYGDENRTKIISQTALFIALISIGSYIQIPMFPVPITMQTLFVLLAGCIMKRYAIIPVLLYVILGTIGLPVFHQFTSGPGVLLGPTGGYLIGFVAAAAVVGVIYENDKKLTRIAGLFAGTAIIAIFGVLWLFVSTSMTFGQAFLIGVLPFIPGDIIKTAAAYIIGERINENK
- a CDS encoding biotin--[acetyl-CoA-carboxylase] ligase, whose product is MNKTAEKILKILEEKKSPVSGEEISNILGITRSAVWKQINELKNMGYEINSSRTEGYELIEKTTKLLPYEINRYLKTDFIGRDIRYFESTPSTTWVAKDLCSNEDPKNLNGTVLVAEEQTGGVGRLGRAWFSPKGGIWTTIIIKPNVPIDRLFFVTMAGSIAVARAIRRMFDIGALIKWPNDIYIGDSKVSGILLELSAEADQIHYCLLGIGIDANVKPEDLQGGMKTPVTSISVENGEDINRAEFFATVLREFERRYEMIEEGEFESIVHEWKSLSLTLEKRVRITTPRKSFEGEAIDLDEYGALIVKKDNGMIERVISGDCTPVQ
- a CDS encoding DUF2111 domain-containing protein, with the translated sequence MSEHRIFADSDSCDLYPVAMAIHRIVRLPVTARTKNKKGVRIEEGHLIDNDYTGPVLEESIHINALLNTVPENGPYKGVPVIVAPIRDDNGEAIGSIGVVDFAGVFDLATLMEHQSVILKQVCGKDPCPLPTELTGSKR
- a CDS encoding RtcB family protein is translated as MIEGIDRLNEVEWEVKPGFVPEMRVPGKFFLSDSLAETLEEGAIKQLANVATLPGILKYSYGMPDIHWGYGFPIGGVAAFEMETGIISPGGVGFDINCGVRLLTTPLKKSDLGKPKRLINELFHTVPTGVGTRSEKKLSADELEDMMCEGAKWAVNMGYGTPEDLNRCEEKGFMEAADTDFVSKKARLRGMPQCGTLGSGNHFLEIQEVSEIMDPEVADKFGVSKDQICVMIHCGSRGLGHQVCTDHLKDLESATKKYHINIPDAQLACAPIKSDEGKAYFGAMAASANYAWANRQMITHMVREIFEKVYKIDYSDMKLVYDVTHNVAKYETHVVNGQKTEVCVHRKGATRAFGPGCHDIPHELSDFGQPVIIPGSMGTSSYLLKGTQTAMEKTFGSTCHGSGRIFSRSKAKKSAQGAEIKDELEKKGIFVKATSNKVIAEESPEAYKPSSEVVSVVHKAGISLEVARLEPIGVIKG
- a CDS encoding archease, with amino-acid sequence MNFLPFEELDHTADFLFRCKGNSIEELFSASASAMFSIMFEDRKNQNVIREFTVSADSYESLLLDFLSELLFISEVDGIVFSDVSVKLNDKSLFASAVGEYFDKSRHMGGSEIKGISRSGIVIKKNEGLYQVDIIFDV
- a CDS encoding DUF2551 domain-containing protein; this translates as MRSAADLKNEIEKRLKNYLSRDKNGIRRTLLNIFVKAKSLTIAETHKRLADKFEVSYQSVASMVGIIASRIGIFHVIKSKDNDQTCYKLKDQYADLVERAVSCT
- a CDS encoding protein translocase subunit SecF, yielding MGKFTYDINKYEPKQMVALPLGLLIISIIFLAFNTFSTGMPVEPGIDFAGGVAVTVFTTDSQEDIKAFFSDYPLKSIGESVNDGYYLVFDYLEDDKFRDLTKKVLDKYPDAKVDQIGETFGKTLQSQAVWALLIAFILMAIVVFVAFKSFVPSAAVVISAFSDIVITAALMDVFGISLSLGTTAALLMLIGYSVDSDILLTTRLLKRKGNLDEKLRGAFRTGFIMTTTTITAVFAMFVVTAVGQVVIIRDISAVLLIGLFVDMMNTWMLNAGLLKWYLTRKGGYRNGR
- a CDS encoding SecDF P1 head subdomain-containing protein yields the protein MADEDSTISKILTDWRVIIMLFLVIFSIASIYLIPPNFDKGLEGNLQLGLDLEGGSWIQLSFQSEIVRYSSDMPQAQFVDQLSKKIDAEVIPVTADKIEIRKYYSEEDLQAIFDEFGAKIISYDQGVSKETAEDIKRILEDKVNTLGTQDARINTLSGLNEVTRYIRVELAGTDINTAQDLVSAQGKFEIRIQTEGNSTAHVLFGDAVTSVSTPTQNPPGSQNWGVGFTLSPEGADAFREASIKYDAVKNPQAHPLVMLLDGEVVYSAPLSESLAGKLVSGTVRDLSASTGSGPEALEEAKLLEIHLRAGALPVDVKIAGSGSVPAKLGDYFKIVCIIAAILALIAVAVTVYIRYKEPSIVLPMIMTNIAEIVILLGIARYIQQLDLASIAALVAVLGTGIDQLVVITDEVLHEGKVPSPNVYMKRFKRALIIITVAACTTIFAMLPLAVMDLSTLKGFALITIIGVLVGVLITRPAYGKIIMAILSKKPAR
- the trxA gene encoding thioredoxin, with amino-acid sequence MSKPVLMDFYAEWCGPCKMQTPILEQLKSMMGDSIEIKKIDVDESMDAAVKYGIQVVPTLIIEKDGKVEHRLEGVTPADTLQSLILPLLD
- a CDS encoding endonuclease III domain-containing protein, with amino-acid sequence MQDEEVCQKIELLINFLKNTYGYIDWWPGTPDEIIIGSILTQQTKWKNVENAILNLREQNISSLKDINNASFESIGEAIKCTGFYRLKTDRLKELSHFILSVYVSAENMKNIPTDVLRKELLSIKGVGPETADSILCYGLSKNSFVIDAYTEKICKCADILVKKSDLKSLFEKVLPESNMDYRTCHAWFVEYGKEYCTNKRCDECKIRNLR